Proteins encoded within one genomic window of Nostoc sp. KVJ3:
- a CDS encoding class I SAM-dependent methyltransferase — MPRWNAQDKQVYRTEVIRRINAAMPLVMQEYASINWVEELKGYHTDHEYYPDYIHAPIHGVTDAYTNPQSCLAWDAAMDAIIPLSHNVSCQQLREKMAELIPEDTSLETVLELGAGTGDGALALARRFPQSTFRITDVSPYMLVISKHKFNKVGFSERALFEQVDARHTGYPDNSFALVTSSLLLHETPKEWIPKILKEMYRITKPGGWVLYTDTYRGEYALNASFQEPWLDDFIHFNFEYEFAKAGFTELNYIRYAVGLWYMVGRKLVVCQGNFAK, encoded by the coding sequence ATGCCGAGATGGAACGCACAGGACAAACAAGTGTATCGAACCGAAGTGATTCGACGTATTAACGCAGCGATGCCCTTAGTAATGCAGGAATATGCCTCAATTAATTGGGTAGAGGAACTCAAAGGCTACCATACTGACCATGAATATTACCCTGACTACATCCACGCTCCCATTCATGGTGTAACTGATGCCTATACCAACCCTCAATCGTGTTTAGCCTGGGATGCTGCTATGGATGCGATAATTCCCCTCAGCCACAATGTTAGTTGCCAGCAGTTGCGCGAGAAAATGGCCGAGCTAATTCCTGAAGACACTTCTCTTGAGACGGTGCTAGAGCTTGGTGCAGGTACGGGTGATGGAGCGTTGGCCTTGGCACGGCGGTTTCCACAGTCCACTTTTCGGATTACTGATGTTTCGCCTTATATGCTGGTGATCAGTAAGCACAAGTTTAACAAGGTTGGATTTAGTGAACGGGCTTTGTTTGAGCAGGTGGATGCCCGTCACACAGGCTACCCTGACAACTCCTTCGCTCTTGTTACATCGTCACTACTCTTGCACGAAACACCTAAAGAATGGATACCTAAGATTCTGAAAGAGATGTACCGGATCACCAAACCCGGAGGTTGGGTACTATACACTGACACCTATCGTGGTGAATACGCCCTGAACGCTTCTTTTCAAGAACCGTGGTTAGATGACTTTATCCATTTTAACTTCGAGTACGAGTTCGCCAAAGCAGGTTTTACAGAACTCAATTACATTCGCTATGCCGTAGGTTTGTGGTATATGGTTGGCCGGAAGCTAGTAGTCTGCCAAGGTAACTTTGCTAAGTAA
- a CDS encoding response regulator transcription factor — translation MRILVVEDDVQLAEMLMEALTDRQYVVDIAQDGEEAWDYIKVLEYDLVVLDITLPKLDGVSFCQRLRSPMVGRSSSRNITIPVLMLTARDTLGDKITGLDAGADDYMVKPFEMPELMARVRALLRRNSAATSSSDFGWGSLRLNSSTYEVTYADQPLHLTPKEFALLELMVSSGRRVLSRAGIIERIWSLDDPPSEETVKSHIKSLRYKLKDVGAADDFIETVHGLGYRLKQL, via the coding sequence ATGCGTATTTTGGTAGTCGAAGATGATGTTCAGTTAGCAGAGATGTTGATGGAAGCCCTGACTGACCGTCAATATGTGGTAGATATAGCCCAAGATGGAGAGGAAGCATGGGATTATATCAAAGTGTTGGAATATGATTTGGTAGTACTAGATATTACTTTACCCAAATTAGATGGTGTAAGTTTTTGTCAACGCTTGCGATCGCCTATGGTGGGGCGTAGCTCATCGCGCAACATTACAATACCTGTACTCATGTTAACAGCACGCGATACCCTTGGTGACAAAATTACTGGTTTGGATGCTGGGGCAGATGATTATATGGTCAAACCTTTTGAAATGCCAGAGTTAATGGCTCGTGTTCGCGCCCTATTACGCCGCAATAGTGCCGCAACATCTTCTTCAGATTTTGGTTGGGGTAGTTTGCGTTTAAATTCCAGTACTTATGAAGTCACTTATGCTGACCAGCCTTTACATCTAACACCTAAAGAATTTGCTCTTTTAGAACTAATGGTTTCTAGCGGTCGGCGGGTGCTAAGTCGAGCCGGAATTATTGAGCGCATTTGGTCACTTGATGACCCTCCGAGCGAAGAAACTGTTAAGTCTCACATTAAAAGTTTACGGTATAAACTTAAAGACGTAGGTGCTGCCGATGATTTTATTGAGACTGTTCATGGATTGGGCTATCGCTTAAAGCAGCTTTAG
- a CDS encoding TetR/AcrR family transcriptional regulator — translation MGKTTKPTQPRYDVFGRYTALLDAGETLLCQSYEQAQPQLIADNAGVSVGLFYRHFKSKQELLTAIIVRHLNKLHLQIAQAHKPCSDPKEAIQMVVLLTLRYFHQHQGLIKLFFMQIGYGDMKATEQLQSARQNYRNILLTIIEDGIAQRIFLNPPALNVQIAINSIIGTINWTLYDLLVVQNQNLEPEILATQISSHLLQSLTR, via the coding sequence ATGGGAAAAACAACTAAACCTACACAACCTCGATATGATGTTTTTGGGCGATACACGGCTTTGTTGGATGCAGGGGAGACATTGCTCTGCCAGAGCTATGAGCAAGCTCAACCTCAACTTATTGCTGATAATGCAGGTGTATCGGTTGGATTGTTTTATCGGCATTTCAAAAGCAAGCAAGAATTGCTTACTGCCATCATAGTCAGGCATTTAAACAAGTTACATCTTCAAATTGCTCAAGCTCATAAACCCTGTTCTGATCCAAAAGAGGCAATACAGATGGTTGTTTTACTCACATTGCGCTATTTTCATCAGCATCAAGGACTAATCAAGCTATTCTTCATGCAAATCGGTTATGGTGACATGAAAGCAACCGAACAACTTCAGTCAGCGCGACAAAACTATCGCAATATTTTATTGACCATTATTGAGGATGGTATTGCTCAACGGATATTTCTTAATCCACCTGCGCTCAATGTTCAAATTGCTATTAACAGCATTATTGGCACGATTAATTGGACTCTTTACGATCTACTTGTTGTACAGAACCAAAACCTAGAACCTGAAATCTTAGCCACACAGATATCCTCACACTTACTACAAAGCCTGACACGGTAG
- a CDS encoding glycosyltransferase, producing MNTLTSLNLVKSLENSASETPNYQPIYALISVHGNPTSEIGKEGACGQNVYVRELGLALAKRGCQVDMFTRREYLDQEEIVELAPGCRTIRLNAGPAKFITRNELFEYLPEFVEAWLNFQQQTGRSYALIHTNYWLSAWVGLELKSRLGLPQVHTYHSIGAVKYRNVENPPQITAIRHCVEREILEQADYVISTSPQEAEDLRQLISQHGRIKVIPCGINTEHFGSVSKEVARQQLGIDADSQIILYVGRFDLCKGVETLVRACANLPPAFQLYLVGGSREDGADFQEQQRIQTLVNDLGLEAVTVFTGRISQALLPAYYAAGDICVVPSYYQPFGLVAIEAMAAGTPVIASNVGGLQHTVVHGETGFLVPPRDSKALAIAIHSLLRSSTLKESYGNAAQNWVQSRFSTQGVAAQVHELYQSLTLDIFVQEIIKTKKLTPDLERQIQNLLKSKVLKSNEIKALEKLIDSFSNDIVQWASS from the coding sequence ATGAATACTCTTACTTCTTTAAATTTAGTTAAATCTCTAGAAAATTCTGCTTCAGAAACGCCAAATTATCAACCCATTTATGCTCTAATTTCAGTTCATGGCAATCCGACATCTGAAATTGGTAAAGAAGGGGCATGTGGTCAAAATGTCTACGTGCGAGAATTGGGATTAGCATTAGCAAAACGCGGCTGTCAGGTTGATATGTTTACCCGACGCGAATACCTCGACCAAGAAGAAATTGTAGAATTAGCACCAGGGTGTCGCACTATTCGTTTAAATGCTGGGCCAGCAAAATTCATTACTCGAAACGAATTATTTGAATATTTACCAGAATTTGTAGAAGCCTGGCTGAATTTTCAACAACAAACAGGGCGCAGTTATGCCTTGATTCACACTAACTATTGGCTTTCTGCTTGGGTAGGATTAGAACTTAAATCTCGATTGGGACTACCCCAAGTTCATACCTATCACTCTATAGGGGCAGTTAAATACCGTAATGTGGAGAATCCGCCGCAGATTACTGCCATTCGTCATTGTGTGGAGAGGGAAATTTTAGAACAAGCAGATTATGTAATATCCACTAGTCCTCAAGAAGCGGAAGATTTACGTCAGTTAATTTCGCAACATGGTCGTATTAAAGTCATTCCCTGCGGAATTAATACTGAACACTTTGGTTCTGTCAGTAAAGAAGTTGCTCGTCAACAGTTGGGAATTGATGCAGATTCTCAGATAATCTTGTATGTAGGACGTTTTGACCTCTGCAAGGGAGTTGAAACCCTAGTCAGAGCTTGCGCCAATTTGCCTCCAGCATTTCAACTCTATCTAGTTGGTGGTAGTCGTGAAGATGGGGCAGACTTCCAAGAACAACAACGCATTCAAACTTTGGTGAATGATCTGGGATTGGAAGCCGTTACAGTTTTCACTGGACGAATTTCTCAAGCGCTGTTACCTGCTTACTATGCCGCCGGGGATATCTGCGTTGTACCGAGTTACTATCAGCCTTTTGGTTTAGTGGCAATTGAAGCAATGGCAGCCGGAACACCCGTAATTGCTAGTAATGTGGGAGGATTGCAGCATACGGTAGTGCATGGTGAAACCGGATTTTTAGTTCCTCCTCGTGATTCTAAAGCATTGGCGATCGCTATTCATAGTCTATTACGAAGCTCAACTCTAAAAGAGAGCTATGGTAATGCTGCACAAAATTGGGTTCAGTCTCGTTTTAGCACTCAGGGAGTTGCCGCCCAAGTTCACGAACTCTATCAATCTTTAACACTTGATATATTTGTTCAAGAAATTATTAAAACTAAAAAGTTAACTCCAGATTTAGAAAGACAAATCCAAAATTTATTGAAGTCGAAAGTTTTGAAATCTAATGAAATTAAAGCTCTAGAAAAATTAATTGACTCTTTTTCTAATGACATTGTGCAGTGGGCAAGCAGTTAA
- a CDS encoding DUF5674 family protein, whose amino-acid sequence MILLLRERATPEQVEQMLRSHKFYIKTAVDIERRVLVGGGDLHADCEEKLLDDGSRQQDIWAASFMPITGKIIYESMVNLRPRQNRSMELLDPKIRERVAQLINEFLGNL is encoded by the coding sequence ATGATTTTGCTGTTACGCGAACGCGCTACGCCTGAACAAGTTGAACAAATGCTGCGTTCTCACAAGTTCTACATTAAAACAGCAGTCGATATCGAGCGTCGGGTGCTGGTTGGTGGTGGAGATCTACACGCTGATTGTGAAGAAAAATTGCTAGATGACGGTAGTAGACAACAAGATATTTGGGCTGCCAGTTTTATGCCAATAACTGGAAAAATCATTTATGAGTCGATGGTTAATCTTCGTCCCCGGCAAAATCGCTCAATGGAACTTTTAGACCCTAAAATTAGAGAAAGGGTAGCTCAACTGATTAACGAGTTCCTAGGAAATTTATGA
- a CDS encoding ATP-binding protein, producing MGFELQRLTASGVIHAERTILCSLGASAVMCLSAPFFLNTDRITTGMLLGAGTVSAGLFGVSAQISEGKQKVYRSLQEADLKSLKQHLQGEAVYDYVTTAIAAKRRVADYVNRLPVSERPRWIAEYQLQGLVTLPEPPAQKSPSPNGIPNPDIADIDEESVQSVINPGAMKILQALAANYPEYIRIDGAWIDELCNAASNQNMTLRSNHHFYLSGGTQSGKSTLAGVIINKIAAKSQTPAIVIGSDPKDDVTRWLCKFSRKFDGMKELRNWLIFATDQIDKQKARVAKVGGECHGVPELFLAQDEVDSVFGGGKGLPGMVDADTAKDLQGFWNYIIKFTAGLKGHGLFMGQSPLSGETGFSRPSLKNVCFIAMGQTSSYILDHPQDFVNVKKEILEILRQACEMLDKAGVRYALVIPTRSNPFVALIPEFDIKGLEQKQDSKPNADTVNSSKNNQQSSQQQVDWYQEIRKWATELGRKPHFQEIKQKWHELTGQELNEKGVTLLLENLGYTDD from the coding sequence ATGGGATTTGAATTACAACGTCTAACTGCTAGTGGGGTGATTCATGCAGAACGGACTATTTTATGTTCTTTAGGAGCGAGTGCAGTTATGTGTCTGTCTGCTCCTTTTTTCTTAAATACTGACCGAATAACAACCGGGATGCTACTTGGTGCTGGAACGGTAAGTGCTGGCTTATTTGGAGTTTCTGCCCAAATCAGCGAAGGCAAACAGAAAGTATACCGCTCTTTACAAGAAGCTGACTTAAAATCACTTAAGCAGCATTTACAAGGTGAGGCTGTTTATGATTATGTCACGACTGCGATCGCAGCTAAACGCAGAGTTGCTGATTATGTGAATCGCTTGCCCGTTAGTGAGCGCCCCCGGTGGATTGCTGAATATCAGTTGCAAGGTTTGGTAACTCTTCCAGAACCACCAGCACAAAAATCACCCTCACCGAATGGTATTCCCAATCCCGATATTGCTGACATTGATGAAGAGTCAGTACAGTCGGTGATTAATCCAGGTGCGATGAAAATTCTGCAAGCCCTAGCAGCAAATTATCCTGAGTACATCAGAATTGATGGTGCTTGGATTGATGAACTGTGTAATGCGGCATCTAATCAAAATATGACTCTTCGCAGCAATCACCATTTTTACCTGTCTGGTGGTACACAGTCTGGGAAGTCCACGCTGGCAGGGGTAATTATCAATAAAATTGCTGCAAAATCTCAAACACCAGCAATTGTGATTGGCAGCGATCCAAAAGATGATGTCACCAGATGGCTGTGCAAGTTTAGCCGTAAGTTTGACGGCATGAAAGAATTAAGAAATTGGCTCATCTTTGCCACAGACCAAATTGACAAACAGAAAGCAAGAGTTGCAAAAGTTGGTGGTGAATGTCACGGTGTTCCTGAATTATTTCTTGCTCAAGATGAGGTGGACTCTGTATTTGGTGGAGGCAAGGGACTTCCAGGAATGGTTGATGCTGATACTGCCAAAGATTTGCAGGGTTTTTGGAACTATATCATCAAATTCACTGCTGGGTTAAAGGGTCATGGTTTATTTATGGGCCAGTCCCCACTCTCTGGAGAAACTGGATTTAGTCGCCCATCTCTGAAAAACGTTTGCTTTATTGCGATGGGGCAGACATCGAGTTATATCCTTGACCATCCCCAGGATTTCGTAAACGTTAAAAAGGAGATTCTTGAAATCTTGCGACAGGCTTGTGAAATGTTAGATAAAGCCGGAGTTCGATATGCCTTAGTGATTCCCACTCGCTCTAATCCCTTTGTTGCTCTAATCCCGGAATTTGATATCAAAGGTCTGGAACAAAAACAGGATTCCAAACCGAATGCTGACACTGTTAATAGTTCTAAAAATAATCAGCAATCCTCACAGCAGCAGGTTGACTGGTATCAAGAAATTAGAAAATGGGCAACAGAATTAGGGAGAAAACCACATTTTCAGGAAATCAAACAGAAGTGGCACGAATTAACGGGGCAAGAGTTAAACGAAAAAGGGGTGACTCTATTACTAGAAAATCTCGGCTACACAGACGATTAA
- a CDS encoding ERF family protein, with protein MSDSQKFGAALTYARRYAVCAILSVTADEDNDAESATTPQKPEQPQNNIRPRKDNQQYRVQSPKQAVTAPSISPKDLRVKEVRTLLNYPLDLVKEWLHSRNVTSPSELDTTKIDELVKTMCLAWAGNKFGHPNHAVNSYQKHVVDAVARGVDETTAISVWMEGALAELPELN; from the coding sequence ATTAGTGATTCTCAGAAGTTTGGTGCGGCATTAACTTATGCACGACGATATGCAGTTTGTGCAATTTTATCGGTGACGGCAGATGAAGATAATGATGCTGAAAGCGCAACTACTCCTCAAAAGCCTGAACAGCCACAGAATAACATTAGACCCCGCAAAGACAATCAACAGTATAGAGTTCAGTCACCAAAACAAGCTGTAACTGCACCATCAATCAGCCCAAAAGATTTGCGAGTCAAAGAAGTTCGCACACTTTTAAATTATCCACTCGATTTAGTCAAAGAATGGCTGCATTCTCGAAATGTGACTAGTCCGAGTGAGCTTGATACTACCAAGATTGATGAATTAGTGAAGACTATGTGTTTAGCATGGGCTGGTAATAAGTTTGGACATCCTAATCATGCTGTTAACTCTTATCAAAAGCACGTAGTTGACGCTGTAGCACGAGGGGTAGATGAAACAACAGCAATCAGCGTATGGATGGAGGGAGCGCTTGCAGAATTGCCTGAATTGAATTGA
- a CDS encoding sulfite exporter TauE/SafE family protein — protein sequence MDNILLCLILGLIAGIVSGITGIGGGIIILPALIFLFGFSQHQAQGTTLALLVPPIDILAAWTYYKQGYVDFKIAGLLCLGFVLGGWLGAKIGTGLSNVILARIFGVLLLVSAIRVLFTNAGDSTL from the coding sequence ATGGATAACATTTTGCTTTGTCTAATTTTGGGACTAATTGCAGGAATAGTAAGTGGAATAACTGGAATTGGCGGCGGCATAATTATTCTGCCTGCCTTAATTTTTCTGTTTGGCTTCTCTCAACACCAAGCTCAGGGTACAACATTAGCTTTGCTTGTTCCTCCGATTGATATTCTGGCTGCATGGACTTACTACAAGCAAGGATATGTAGACTTTAAAATAGCAGGATTGCTCTGCTTGGGCTTTGTATTAGGTGGATGGCTGGGTGCTAAAATAGGAACAGGATTATCTAATGTGATATTGGCAAGAATATTTGGAGTTTTACTGCTTGTTAGTGCTATCAGAGTCCTGTTTACAAATGCAGGTGATTCCACTTTGTAA
- a CDS encoding cupin domain-containing protein, giving the protein MPEQIFINTIEQPWVDLPQFPGTQFLPLAEPVPDGSIHRLKMSAGTIIPVHIHFCDEYVYILSGVVETGGTTLSTGTFWFTPGNIRQGPHKAITDVELLTIRLGAMGAFELDSGL; this is encoded by the coding sequence ATGCCTGAACAAATATTTATCAACACAATTGAGCAGCCGTGGGTTGATTTGCCTCAATTTCCAGGAACTCAGTTTTTACCATTAGCGGAGCCTGTTCCAGATGGGTCAATCCATCGTTTGAAAATGAGTGCTGGCACTATAATTCCAGTTCACATCCATTTTTGTGATGAGTATGTTTATATACTTTCTGGGGTAGTTGAAACTGGGGGAACAACATTATCTACGGGAACATTTTGGTTTACCCCTGGCAACATTCGCCAGGGGCCGCACAAAGCCATAACAGACGTTGAACTTCTGACAATTCGCCTGGGAGCAATGGGAGCTTTTGAACTCGATTCCGGTTTGTAA
- a CDS encoding sucrose-phosphate phosphatase, with product MKLLLVIELDNTLVGNNRAIAALNQRLEAIRNQIYLVYVTGRSYASSRRVIAQERLLKPDYLIASVGTEIYQQGVLLEKDWANQISKDWDWDAVWTIASYFPALIPQSDSEQTPYKLSFCLDMDAPLEVIHDLQDLLTFTGLPSEVIFSNGRDVDIIPKNSNKGKATAYLQELLQAQLDATVICGGSGNDISLFQQPSAGIIVANAQTELLWWYYKTYYPWHFLAHYPGAAGILEGLIYFNILPFPNGWRAMGYAPP from the coding sequence ATGAAACTGCTTTTGGTGATTGAATTAGATAATACCTTGGTTGGTAACAATCGAGCTATTGCTGCTTTAAACCAAAGGCTAGAAGCTATACGCAATCAGATTTACTTAGTCTATGTTACTGGTCGCTCTTATGCTTCTAGTCGTCGAGTGATAGCACAAGAACGGCTTTTGAAACCCGATTATTTAATCGCTAGTGTAGGTACTGAAATTTATCAACAGGGTGTGCTTTTAGAAAAAGATTGGGCAAATCAAATCTCAAAAGATTGGGATTGGGATGCAGTTTGGACAATTGCTAGTTACTTTCCAGCACTGATACCTCAATCCGACAGCGAACAAACTCCCTATAAATTAAGCTTTTGCCTAGATATGGATGCGCCGCTTGAGGTTATCCATGATTTGCAGGATTTGTTAACTTTTACTGGATTGCCGTCTGAAGTAATTTTCAGCAATGGCCGGGACGTTGATATCATACCCAAGAACAGTAACAAAGGTAAAGCAACTGCATATCTGCAAGAATTGCTGCAAGCGCAATTAGATGCAACCGTTATCTGTGGAGGTTCTGGAAATGACATCAGTTTATTTCAACAGCCATCAGCTGGGATTATCGTTGCTAATGCCCAAACGGAACTTCTGTGGTGGTATTACAAGACATATTACCCTTGGCACTTTTTAGCTCACTACCCTGGTGCTGCGGGTATTCTTGAAGGATTGATTTATTTTAATATTTTGCCATTTCCTAATGGTTGGAGGGCAATGGGCTACGCCCCACCATAG
- a CDS encoding RHS repeat-associated core domain-containing protein codes for MGDRSGDENYYHTDGLGSTRVLTNSLGQVVDNYTYDAYGRLLSSTGTSSNSYQFAGEQRDSQTGLDYLRARYYDADLGRFISKDSFAGFMDDPMSQHNYLYANANPVNFIDPTGHDTMGDLSAVFSIIGTLAASTGVGAGAGYLTGSALNGASGEDLLNLTDQWVAGFANTVSFGASTKVRSWLYGEVAEQNHSGFMWNMGQVAGTGVAMILGAATPENLTFSMGRDEWLATTYDAIGTGVGAWQTGTHIREGRLEWSDAFNLLPFAPFAFKGTKQFFGAAMDANETLRSWGKMQVISYLQNRYRSYKAGWTSETGAINLSIFRGTDRSRENDIFKESGYILSDAAQTRYMENGGNIQDAIEHAKSVHQEWLKIWGNENDFAQVHGLYGAELPRDFKLEKTLISVTSDLNVVDTFGSKIFQGSVPKSILIPQTLPDAGESEYLIRYGTNALKRMR; via the coding sequence TTGGGCGATCGCAGTGGCGATGAGAATTACTATCACACTGACGGCTTGGGTTCGACTCGCGTACTCACAAATTCGCTGGGGCAGGTTGTTGATAATTATACCTACGATGCTTACGGTCGTTTGCTGTCTAGTACGGGAACTTCCTCTAATTCCTATCAGTTTGCTGGAGAGCAACGCGATAGTCAGACTGGTTTAGATTATCTCAGAGCTAGGTACTATGACGCTGATTTAGGAAGGTTTATTTCCAAGGATAGTTTTGCTGGGTTTATGGATGACCCCATGAGCCAGCACAACTATCTCTATGCTAATGCCAATCCGGTCAATTTCATTGACCCGACTGGACATGACACGATGGGAGATTTGAGCGCTGTTTTCTCAATTATTGGTACATTAGCTGCCTCAACTGGTGTCGGTGCTGGTGCTGGTTATTTGACTGGATCTGCTTTGAATGGAGCCAGTGGTGAAGATTTGCTGAATCTGACTGACCAATGGGTGGCTGGGTTTGCTAATACTGTCAGCTTCGGTGCTTCTACAAAGGTTAGAAGCTGGCTTTATGGAGAAGTTGCAGAACAAAATCATTCTGGCTTCATGTGGAATATGGGGCAAGTGGCTGGAACTGGGGTTGCGATGATACTCGGTGCTGCCACGCCTGAGAATCTGACTTTTAGCATGGGGCGTGACGAATGGTTAGCAACTACTTATGATGCGATTGGTACTGGTGTTGGTGCTTGGCAGACTGGAACTCATATCCGTGAAGGACGATTAGAGTGGAGTGATGCTTTCAATTTACTGCCTTTTGCTCCATTTGCTTTCAAGGGAACCAAGCAGTTCTTTGGCGCGGCGATGGATGCTAATGAAACTTTGCGTAGTTGGGGCAAGATGCAAGTTATTTCTTACTTGCAGAACCGTTATCGCAGTTATAAAGCAGGATGGACAAGTGAAACAGGTGCAATAAATTTATCAATTTTTCGAGGTACAGATCGATCTCGTGAAAATGATATCTTTAAAGAAAGCGGGTATATTTTAAGTGATGCTGCCCAGACACGGTATATGGAAAATGGTGGGAATATTCAAGATGCAATAGAACACGCAAAATCTGTACACCAAGAATGGCTAAAAATATGGGGTAATGAAAATGATTTTGCTCAAGTTCATGGATTATATGGGGCTGAGTTACCTAGAGATTTTAAACTTGAGAAAACTCTTATTTCAGTCACCTCTGACCTGAATGTAGTAGATACATTCGGTTCAAAGATTTTCCAAGGAAGTGTGCCAAAATCTATACTTATCCCTCAAACTCTTCCCGATGCTGGAGAAAGCGAATACTTAATTCGGTATGGAACAAATGCGTTAAAAAGGATGAGATGA
- a CDS encoding IS630 family transposase (programmed frameshift) translates to MAKKYIVDLNEDEVSQLQAIIKKGKHKARTITRANILLMASEGERDQAIASIVRAHVATVQRIREKFVIGGLDFALKDEVHPPKPKKLDEKQEAFLIATACSKPPEGRVRWTMQLLADHLVNLGIIDSISDETIRQTLKKNEIKPWLKEQWCIPEVNAEYVFRMEDVLDLYNEPYDPKRPVVCFDERPYQLVEEVRLPLPPEPEQPERYDFEYKRNGTVNLFACFQPLAGWRHIEVTERRTKADFALQMKKLVDIDYQDADIIRLVVDNLNIHTPSALYEVFPPEEARRIIQKLEFHYTPKHASWLNQVEIELSVLSRQCLERRIPNAETLTSEIAAWEKQRNQQKASVYWGFQTKDARRKMQRLYPDLT, encoded by the exons ATGGCCAAAAAGTACATTGTTGACTTGAATGAAGATGAAGTTTCTCAGCTACAGGCAATAATTAAAAAAGGTAAGCACAAAGCAAGAACTATAACCCGTGCAAACATTCTTCTGATGGCTTCTGAAGGAGAAAGGGATCAAGCGATCGCTAGCATAGTTAGAGCGCATGTTGCAACAGTGCAACGAATACGAGAAAAATTTGTCATTGGTGGGTTAGATTTTGCTTTAAAGGATGAAGTTCATCCACCAAAACCTAAAAAATTAGATGAAAAGCAAGAAGCATTTTTGATTGCAACGGCTTGTTCTAAGCCGCCAGAAGGGAGAGTGCGTTGGACAATGCAATTATTAGCGGATCACTTAGTAAACCTTGGGATAATAGATTCAATTTCCGACGAAACAATACGTCAAACTCTAAAAAAAA ACGAAATTAAACCGTGGTTAAAAGAACAGTGGTGTATTCCCGAAGTTAACGCAGAGTATGTATTCAGAATGGAGGATGTGTTGGATTTATATAATGAGCCTTATGATCCTAAACGCCCTGTAGTCTGCTTTGATGAACGTCCCTACCAATTAGTAGAAGAAGTAAGACTTCCTTTACCACCAGAGCCGGAGCAGCCTGAACGTTATGATTTCGAGTATAAGCGTAACGGGACAGTCAATTTATTTGCATGTTTTCAACCCTTGGCTGGATGGCGGCATATCGAAGTTACAGAACGTCGAACTAAAGCCGATTTTGCTCTTCAAATGAAAAAGTTAGTAGATATTGATTATCAAGATGCTGATATTATTCGTTTAGTAGTTGATAACCTAAATATTCATACTCCCAGCGCGTTATATGAAGTTTTTCCACCAGAAGAAGCACGTCGAATTATTCAAAAATTAGAGTTTCACTATACTCCTAAACACGCTTCTTGGTTAAATCAAGTAGAAATTGAATTATCTGTTTTATCTCGCCAATGTTTAGAACGGCGTATTCCTAATGCAGAAACATTAACTTCTGAGATTGCTGCTTGGGAGAAACAACGTAATCAACAAAAAGCCAGTGTCTATTGGGGTTTCCAAACCAAAGATGCTCGTCGAAAAATGCAGCGTTTATACCCGGATTTAACTTAG